In Macrobrachium rosenbergii isolate ZJJX-2024 chromosome 49, ASM4041242v1, whole genome shotgun sequence, the following are encoded in one genomic region:
- the LOC136832064 gene encoding LOW QUALITY PROTEIN: catenin alpha-like (The sequence of the model RefSeq protein was modified relative to this genomic sequence to represent the inferred CDS: inserted 2 bases in 2 codons) — MNEEKSPTVESQCETLLLRWDLKNIEIRTRSVEKTLEPLVMQVTTLVNSSGSSKKKKGKXKRAHVLVAAVEAATSHFIEQGKIIAKENPDVSKEMLDVVEEVRKAGEDMSSSAKEFAEDPCTSSKRKTMVQAARKLLAAVTRLLILADMVDVHRLLKRLKGVENDLENXENASSNSELLEKFRIFSQNTEDLINQAAKRQQELKDPRLQDDLAAARAILKRNSALLLTASKAYVRHPELAAAKANRDYVLRQVCEAVNTIHDVAQGKASGLSHLPQDKAGELSVALDVFDNSVDIDPLEYNEVTSRPTLEEQLEAIISGAALMADSYSTRDDRKQRIVQECNAVREALQDLLTEYMDSAGKKEPSASLDQALGHVHGKTQDLRRQLRKAVVDHVSDSFVATDIPLLALVDAARSGDQEKVVECSKVFADYARNIVEVSNLACSMSSDEEGTKMVRYASSQIEQLYPQVINAAEMLVLRHKSMVAQENMDSFREAWENQLRILIESVDDITTVDDFLAVSENHILEDVKVCVQAISEGDLDTFERVAGAIRGRSRRVCDVVSAEMDDYEPCLYTEQVLKAVEMLRDKAIPNFGNCVDIVSTTMREDPSKDIDENDFIDASHLVYDGVREIRLAVVMNRGDDELDPEEFVTNPLPERINIRSSMLLSTDDIPAIDEYPEVTGITTARDAMKNLSDTDKDKIAVEVENFQEEKKKFDKEVAKWDDSGNDIIALAKHISIIMIQMTDFTRGKGPLKTTMDVIEAAKKISMAGTKLDKLAREIAEKCPESSTKRDMLAYLDRIALYCHQLSITSKVKADVQSISGNLIVSALDSATSLIQAAKNLMSAVVSTVKCSYIASTKYKRHFQNEGGLGVVWRMKAPEKKPLVRPVHPEVVKAKVRKGSQKRPAPLSSVLTDFEHIEEFV, encoded by the exons ATGAATGAGGAGAAATCACCCACTGTGGAATCGCAGTGTGAGACTCTACTGCTTCGATGGGACCTCAAGAACATCGAAATCAGAACTAGGAGTGTAGAAAAAACTCTAGAGCCACTTGTGATGCAG GTAACAACCCTAGTCAACTCGAGTGGGTCCTCAAAGAAGAAAAAGGGCA GTAAACGAGCCCATGTACTGGTGGCCGCTGTTGAGGCTGCAACATCGCATTTCATCGAACAAGGAAAGATCATTGCTAAGGAGAATCCTGACGTCAGCAAAGAAATGCTCGACGTTGTGGAGGAAGTCAGGAAGGCAG GGGAGGACATGTCCAGTAGCGCCAAGGAATTCGCCGAGGATCCTTGCACGAGCAGCAAGCGGAAAACGATGGTTCAGGCTGCCAGGAAACTTCTGGCCGCAGTCACGCGACTGCTCATCTTGGCCGATATGGTGGATGTGCACCGCTTGCTGAAGAGACTGAAAGGG GTCGAGAACGATTTGGAAA GTGAAAATGCTTCGAGTAACAGCGAGCTCTTGGAAAAATTCCGCATCTTCAGCCAGAACACAGAGGACCTCATCAACCAAGCGGCGAAACGCCAGCAGGAGCTCAAGGACCCGAGGCTACAGGATGACCTGGCAGCAGCAAGGGCCATTCTCAAGAGGAACTCCGCTCTCCTCCTCACCGCTTCGAAG GCCTATGTACGGCACCCGGAGTTGGCAGCAGCCAAAGCCAACCGAGATTACGTCCTTCGACAAGTCTGCGAGGCCGTGAACACGATCCACGATGTAGCCCAGGGGAAGGCCTCTGGCCTCAGCCACCTACCGCAGGATAAAGCTGGAGAACTGTCAGTGGCGCTTGATGTGTTTGAC AACTCCGTTGACATAGACCCTCTGGAATACAACGAAGTGACGTCTAGGCCGACTCTTGAGGAACAACTGGAAGCCATCATCAGCGGGGCTGCCCTGATGGCCGACTCCTACTCCACGAGAGACGATCGTAAGCAGAGGATCGTTCAGGAATGCAATGCCGTTAGGGAAGCCCTTCAGGACCTTCTCACGGAATACATGGACAGT GCTGGCAAAAAGGAGCCTTCTGCCTCCCTCGACCAGGCGCTGGGACATGTTCACGGGAAAACGCAGGACCTCCGCAGACAGCTGCGCAAGGCAGTTGTGGATCACGTTTCAGACAG CTTCGTTGCCACAGATATTCCCCTTCTGGCTCTAGTGGATGCCGCGCGAAGCGGCGACCAAGAAAAAGTAGTGGAGTGCTCCAAG gtTTTCGCTGATTACGCCCGCAACATCGTGGAGGTGTCGAACCTCGCTTGCTCGATGTCGAGCGACGAAGAAGGGACGAAGATGGTCCGATACGCGTCGTCCCAGATCGAGCAACTGTACCCCCAGGTCATCAATGCAGCCGAGATGCTCGTCCTCAGGCACAAGTCTATG GTGGCGCAAGAGAACATGGACTCTTTCAGAGAAGCCTGGGAGAACCAACTGCGAATCCTGATCGAATCCGTCGATGACATCACGACGGTCGACGACTTTCTGGCTGTCTCTG AGAACCACATCCTCGAAGACGTCAAGGTCTGCGTCCAGGCCATCAGCGAAGGAGACCTGGATACGTTCGAGCGGGTGGCTGGCGCCATTCGAGGTCGATCGAGGCGCGTGTGTGACGTCGTCAGCGCCGAAATGGACGACTACGAACCCTGCCTTTACACCGAGCAGGTCTTGAAGGCGGTTGAGATGCTGAGAGATAAAG CCATTCCAAACTTCGGGAACTGCGTCGACATCGTCTCGACGACCATGAGGGAGGACCCGTCGAAGGACATCGACGAAAACGACTTCATCGACGCCTCGCATCTCGTGTACGACGGGGTGAGGGAGATTCGCCTGGCGGTCGTCATGAACAGGGGAGACGACGAACTTGACCCGGAGGAGTTCGTTACCAACCCTCTTCCGGAGAGAATCAACATCAGGAGTAGCA TGCTGTTGTCAACAGATGATATCCCCGCCATCGACGAATACCCAGAGGTGACGGGTATCACCACGGCGCGGGACGCCATGAAGAATCTTAGTGACACGGACAAGGATAAGATCGCCGTGGAG GTCGAGAACTtccaggaggagaagaagaagttcGACAAGGAAGTGGCCAAGTGGGACGACTCAGGGAACGACATCATCGCCTTAGCCAAACACATCTCCATCATCATGATACAGATGACGGACTTCACCAG GGGAAAAGGCCCCTTGAAGACCACCATGGATGTGATCGAGGCGGCCAAGAAGATCTCGATGGCGGGGACGAAATTGGACAAGCTGGCCCGGGAGATCGCCGAGAAGTGTCCCGAGAGCTCGACCAAGAGGGACATGTTGGCCTACCTAGACCGTATTGCCCTCTACTGCCACCAGCTGAGTATTACCTCCAAGGTCAAGGCTGACGTCCAGAGCATCTCGGGGAACCTCATCGTGTCTGCT CTGGATTCGGCAACGTCTCTCATCCAGGCTGCAAAGAATTTGATGAGCGCTGTTGTCTCGACGGTCAAGTGTTCTTACATTGCCTCCACGAAGTACAAACGTCATTTCCAGAATGAAGGG GGTCTTGGCGTCGTGTGGAGGATGAAAGCCCCGGAAAAGAAGCCACTGGTGAGACCCGTCCACCCGGAAGTGGTCAAGGCCAAGGTCAGGAAGGGAAGCCAGAAGAGGCCCGCACCCCTTTCTTCGGTTCTGACGGATTTCGAACACATCGAGGAATTTGTGTGA